A region of the Peredibacter starrii genome:
GGAGAGTGGGCAGTAAGTGCAAAGCGATGCCAGTAGGCAGAGCTTAGATAGTGCTTTTTAAAAAGCTGACGAACGACTTCAAGGCTGTCGATGGTTTCCTGCATGGTTTGAGTCGGGAAGCCGTACATAAGATAGGCGTGAACGAAAATGCCAGCGTCTTTGAAGTTCTTTGTGACCTTCGCGACCTTCTCGATTGAGATACCTTTATCGATGAGTTTTAAAACTCGCTCTGAAGCAACTTCAATACCACCCGTCACTGCAATACAACCAGCTTTCTTCATGAGCTCAGTCACTTCTGCCGAGAAGTATGGATCAAAACGGATATTACCCCACCATGTTACTTTGAGATTTCTTTTGAGGATCTCTTCGCTCATGGCCTTTAGAAGTGTCGGAGGAGCGGCTTCGTCTACGAAATGGAAACCGTTCACACCAGTTTCCTGGATGATCTTTTCCATTTTATCAACCACGCCTATGGCGGTATCTGGCTCGTAGCGGCCAATATAATCAAGACTCACGTCACAGAAAGTACATTTCTTCCAATAGCATCCGTGGGCCAGGATCATTTTATTCCAACGACCATCAGTCCAAAGTCTCTGGGTTGGATTCATGTTGTCCATCATTGAGACGTAGCGATTCATCTCAAGACCTTTGAAGCTTGGAGCATCAAGGTTCTTGAACTTGATATCGAAGAGTTCAGGTGAAGAGACAAAAGTAACTTTGTTATCTTTGCGGTACATGGTGCGAAGTAAAGGACCATCGCCCGCTTCGATGAATTTCAATAAATGTTCTAGAGGTTTTTCACCATCGTCGAAAGTGATGTAATCGATCACATCAAAAATTCTTGGGTCTTCCAGGGAGCGAAGCTCGGTATTAACGTAGCCGCCGCCAAGAAGAACTTTTACGTTTGGAGATACTTGCTTGGTTGTCTCAGCAATTCTTAGAGCTCCAAGAAGGTTGCCGGGGAAAGGAACTGAGACTCCTATGACGTCTGGTTGGAACTTCTCGAGATTTGCCTTCGTGAGTTCGGTAATCCATTCATCAATGATCGTTTTCTTTTTAAGACGCTTAACAATCGGAGAGTATGAATTAAGAGATAGCGCGATTTTCTCGGCATAACGAGAGAATCCGAAATCCTCATCTACACCGATGCGGATGATATCTGCGAGGTCATCCATAAAAAGGCTGCAAATGTGCTTGGCCTTATCTTTATCGTTTAGTTCGTTATAAAGGTCGAGAACGCCACCCTGGTTGTCATCTAGTGGCATGAAACGAGGGCCCTCAGGAATCGTCTGACGCTCAATAATGGTTTGAATGAGAGGGGACTCATCTTTCTGAAGGAATGAGATTACAGCATCAATGTTGTTTTCGTATTCCTGATGAGCATCGAGATAAAAGTCTAACAGCTGATCTTTGACCTTGGATTTTCTAATGATCTTTGTAATTTCTTTGAGGCCATCCTTAGAGAAGATTTTAAGGATAAGTTCAAGCCCTATATCAACCTGATTGACCTCATGTCCTAGCTTTTCAAGATAAGACGTTAGATACGCCGTAGATGGGTACGGAGTATTGAATTGAGTCAATGGGGAGAGGGCTAGGAGGATTTTCATTTAAAGAAGTTTATCAGATCCTGACTCAGTTTAATAGATGCAAGACCTCTTTAGGCCAATAGCACTTATAGAAGAATGTTGGAAGCTGTATGTGCTTTGGAATTTTCCTCTTTTAATTTCCATAACATATAAACATTGTTTCTCTGATAATCTCTTATATCATTCATTATGTCCGGAACCATTTTTCCCGCGGCCAGTAAACTCGCGATTAAACTTAAGCCTCCAGTACTTGCTGAAAGATAGAACGTGGCCATTTCAATTGTGGCCAAGCTTAAGTACTTTTTTTGTATGGATTTATATTCGGCTTTGATTCTCGCAAATTCAGGCCTTATAAGATCCTTCTCAATATCATGGGCTACTTGGACAAAGTCAGAAGGCTTAGTTAATTCAACCGATTTACACGCCTGCTTCATCATACTTCTAAAGTTGAAAAACGATTCTTCATTTGAGCGGAGTTTTACAATGTTTTGAAATTTAACATTACCTAAAAAAGGAAGGTTCATATTGGAAATGATATTTGCTAATTTTGCTTCTTCTTTCTTAGGATGGGCCATGAAATTATTTAGGAGACCCCATTCGAATGTGGACTCAGTAAAAAGAATACCATTTTGAAACTCCGCAAGTCTTAATCCATATTCCAAAGATTTAACTCTTTTAAGCCCCACTTTTAATATTGAGTCGTTTCTCCATCTTTCATACTTAGAGCGTTCAACTAATCCTGGGTCTTGCATAGGCAGGAAAATATCAAAGGTATTGTTTCCATCTTTTGGAACATTATTTATTTCGAACAATTGGTAAATGGAGGATGGGACATAACGTGGATCGTTTTTGAAATCGATCGATATAATATTGTGGGGAACATCGAATTTATCCCAATGGCGTTTCTTGCCACCATCTGGCTCAAAAGTAATGGGGAAAACATCAGCATTTTCCAAACAAAACTTTAGGAAATCCTGGTTGGAGTTAATTACCAAGTCAGTAGGCCCTTCCGGTAATAACTGTTCCATGTAAATCAGAGACGAACGAACAGCTTCATTATTTTTTGAGATGTATTTCTCAGGGGACAAAACAATTATCTTGCTTGTAACTAGTTTTTCGTTCGTTACGAGCCATTTAAGGCACAAAGTGATTTTATTTCTGATATATTGAGGATTTTCTTCATTGGAACGAATTTCTATTTTAGATTTAAGACTAGGATCAAATGAAGGAATGGGGTCTTGTATAACAATGGTTTCATAAAGCAGTAATGCTCTCTTCAAAAAACCGTCACAATTTAAGATGTCTATATCTTGTGTAATGAGAGCATGATCTGCATTAATAGGCTCCACATCATTTGAAATGTAGTATTTTTGGATTGCTCCTACGAGTTCTTGTATTTGATCATCTGATTTTGATAGGAGAATGCGATCTATATCTTCAGGCTTCGAACTCCAAAAACCCTGAGATTTAAAAATTTCAAAATAAGCTTTCATGGCCTTGTTCCCATCTATTCTGAATTACGCACTCATCTTCGAAACCATCAACCTTCTTACATACTCAATATGAGATCTGAGCATATAAAATTGATCGGCCAGAATTGCCTTAATTCTCATGCGTTGAACATCCTTCTCAATGCTTTCAAACTGAGCAAAAAGATCTTTAAGTTTCTCCATGTCGTTCTCATACATGAACTTCTCTTCAAGTTTAAGAAGAGCACGGTAACGTCTACGAATGCGAAGTTTACCAAACCAACGGAAGATGGCCGGAATACTACGAACTGCAGGAACGAGTAAAATTAGCATTGGTAGGAAAGAGATAAGGATTCGGTTCAATAGGCTCGCCATCCAGAAAGGAAGGTAACGATAGAGGAAGCTCTTACCAGACTTATAGAAGCGCTCAGCATCGTCACTGAGTCGAATCTTATTTTCGGCCGCAACAGGGAACTCATTACGTTTCTTAAATACACCGGCATTTCCATGGATATCCATCGCCGCATCTAACACCATATCAGACAGAGCAGGGTGAAGATCCTTCGTGGCAATAAGTTCTACCATCGGTCCAATGAGAGTAATGTTCTCTGAAGGGATGTTCTTTTCAAAATTTAGAACACCCTCTGGAACTTCAAGTTTGTGAAGTATATCAATCTTACGGATATAGGCATTAGCGTTCTTGAAGTTCATAAGTCTGATGTCGTCAGAGTTCAAAAGCTTTCTCAGAACATCAAGGGAAGCATCTTCACCCATGAGGAAAGCACCATCGATTTTTTTCTCAAGAAGGGCCTTGCTTACTTCTTCGCCTTCCAGTGTTACGAGATTTGGACCTTCAGTAATTCCATTAAGCTTTAGAATTTTAAGAGCAAGTTTACGAGCACCAGAACCCTCAGAGCTGATCGCAATCGTCTTGCCCTTCATCTCATACATGCGCTCAATCGGTTTCCCACGATAGAAAAAGAACAGAGGCTGGTGGCTAATTCCACCAAGTGAAACGAGACGACGATACTTTTTACCCTCTTCCTCTGAACCGCTTTGAACGAGTGCCAGATCGACTTTAGTATCTTTCTCATAGATACGATTCAAGTTATCGAGAGAGCCATTAGATGTGAGAATGTTTACTTTGATTCCATTCTTTCCCAGCGCCTTTTGATATTTAACAGCGATACCGTGAAAGATACTTCCTTCTGGGCCTGAAATAAAAGTGAGCTCAGTAGGAGGGGCGCTTCTCACGAAGAAGATCACACCAGTGAAGATGATAGTGGCCGATACGAGAATAATCGTCAGGGCCACAGTTGGACCCAGGTCAAAGTATTCCATCAGTGTATCAAGACTTCTACGATAAGCTTTGTTCATATTTCTCTCTATTGAATGCGGCCAAGTTTCAGCATGAAATTACGATCACGAACATCTACACCAACAAGGTGGAAGTCCGGAAATGCCGGGATAAGTTTTTTTGGTTCGATTGTTACTTGAAGAACACGACTATGGTCTTTGTTTCCAAGATACTTGTAAGTTGCAATACCGCTTAGACCTTTCTTCAAACGACTCTTCACTGCAGTCAGAACAACTGGAGTAAGAAACTTCAAATCAAGGTTCATGACTTCAAGTTGGCGAAGACGAACTTCAAATACATCGGGCCCAGTCGAGATGAAATCAACCAGACCTTCAAAAGGCACGTCCCAGAATAGCTTACTTACTTTGCCACTAATATGAATCCCGCCGTTCTTGAAACGGATTTTGAAGTCTTTGATCGAATCACCGATCTTCTCTTTTTCTTTTTCGAGCATGAGCTTACTTGTGAACAGGTCTTGGCTCAGACGAATCATGAGAGATGGAGGTATTTTGTAATTGATGGGTTTTCTCGCTGTCTTCTTCACTGCCGGTGGAGCTTCCGTCACCATTGTGTTGATGTCGAAGATCAAAAAGTTCTCTCCGCTGTTATCTGGGTTATTGTTACCCACGCGGATACCACCAAGCTCAATGTCTTTTAGGTAAGGCACGAGCTTACTGAGTTTAAGCTTTAGCATGAGAGTGTTGCCGTTTGCTTGGATCTCGTTGTTAAGGTTGAAATCCTTCTCACTTGAGAAAGCGAAAATGCTATTAAGAGCTTTTGAAGTGCGCTTGAAGTTATCACGCTCAAGTTCCACTGAAGCAATCTGAAGTTCAAGAGACTTCTTACCACTTTTTAATACTTCCAATGCATCAGGGTTCTTTTCAGTCACAATCGATTTGTTCGCAACTTTGAGAAGTGCTTTATACTTGGCGATCTTACGATCAAAGGTAGAGAAGTCACCAGATAGGGCGGCGAGATATCCACGAGTGGCCGCAAGTCCAAGAGAGAGAAGCTGAACCGGAATCACTACGCGATCACGTTTTGGATTCTTAGAATTTGCCTGATAGAAATAAGTTTCAGAAAGCGGGAACTCTAAGATCAGGTGTTTGTGCTGACTAATTTTCGGAAGAATTGAAAGCTGGAACTTAAAACGAGCAAGATCACGCTCAATCCCAATCGCACGCATATCATCCAGTGGAAGCTGGAAGTCTCCCTGAAGGAGCATCTTTCCTGTTACCGGTTCGAGTTTCATTTTGAGGTTCTGAACGAGGTCCGACTTTGATAAGTGGCCCGCCAGTTGTTCATTAACAAAGGCCTCAGAAACGAAGATGCTCGCGACCTTTGTTTCAAACAAAGTCTGGGCGTGCAAAAAGCTCGAAAAGAAGAGGGCGAAAACGATGTATTTCATAGGGCAAATCATAGCAACTGGAGCGTGCCAGTG
Encoded here:
- a CDS encoding B12-binding domain-containing radical SAM protein, which produces MKILLALSPLTQFNTPYPSTAYLTSYLEKLGHEVNQVDIGLELILKIFSKDGLKEITKIIRKSKVKDQLLDFYLDAHQEYENNIDAVISFLQKDESPLIQTIIERQTIPEGPRFMPLDDNQGGVLDLYNELNDKDKAKHICSLFMDDLADIIRIGVDEDFGFSRYAEKIALSLNSYSPIVKRLKKKTIIDEWITELTKANLEKFQPDVIGVSVPFPGNLLGALRIAETTKQVSPNVKVLLGGGYVNTELRSLEDPRIFDVIDYITFDDGEKPLEHLLKFIEAGDGPLLRTMYRKDNKVTFVSSPELFDIKFKNLDAPSFKGLEMNRYVSMMDNMNPTQRLWTDGRWNKMILAHGCYWKKCTFCDVSLDYIGRYEPDTAIGVVDKMEKIIQETGVNGFHFVDEAAPPTLLKAMSEEILKRNLKVTWWGNIRFDPYFSAEVTELMKKAGCIAVTGGIEVASERVLKLIDKGISIEKVAKVTKNFKDAGIFVHAYLMYGFPTQTMQETIDSLEVVRQLFKKHYLSSAYWHRFALTAHSPVGLNPGKFNVKIVPQKKPEHGLFANNELPFTEEKFVDHDMLGVGLRRALYNYMLGQGLDMDLRDWFDERVPRPKVEINF
- a CDS encoding TAXI family TRAP transporter solute-binding subunit, producing the protein MNKAYRRSLDTLMEYFDLGPTVALTIILVSATIIFTGVIFFVRSAPPTELTFISGPEGSIFHGIAVKYQKALGKNGIKVNILTSNGSLDNLNRIYEKDTKVDLALVQSGSEEEGKKYRRLVSLGGISHQPLFFFYRGKPIERMYEMKGKTIAISSEGSGARKLALKILKLNGITEGPNLVTLEGEEVSKALLEKKIDGAFLMGEDASLDVLRKLLNSDDIRLMNFKNANAYIRKIDILHKLEVPEGVLNFEKNIPSENITLIGPMVELIATKDLHPALSDMVLDAAMDIHGNAGVFKKRNEFPVAAENKIRLSDDAERFYKSGKSFLYRYLPFWMASLLNRILISFLPMLILLVPAVRSIPAIFRWFGKLRIRRRYRALLKLEEKFMYENDMEKLKDLFAQFESIEKDVQRMRIKAILADQFYMLRSHIEYVRRLMVSKMSA